From the Priestia koreensis genome, one window contains:
- a CDS encoding transglycosylase domain-containing protein, translating to MRKISLFLVMVGFVTLLLSGCSFQTIRDIRHIDAKKLAAAESTVLYDKDGDEIDKLYTTVPRENVDLSDLPDYVRMAFISTEDKRFYDHGGIDFKGIFRATTKNIVTFSKAEGASTITQQLARNLFLTNEKTFTRKFKEVILSYALENKLSKDQILELYLNQVYFGSGVYGIGAASKLYFQKDASDLSVSEAAILAGLPKAPSKYSPSNDPKLTKQRRDVVLQLMYNSGVITEGQLKDAKNEDIEQVSVPSKQQSPNQAFIDYIVKDANKTYGVTSAALYKGGYKIYTDFDPDLQKSLNGAVDQFYFSDDRSDQKVEIGAAALNPKNGMIQAMYGGRSYKQNGLNRATVPYQPGSSIKPLAVYAPALETNDWTPDSTLKDERGTDFNGYKPKNAGSEYFGKVTVEEALVRSLNVATVTLLNEIGVSKGYDFVTESGIPLDKGDKNLSLALGGLTKGASPLQMAQAYTTFANDGVLEETRAIKKIVFPDGVIQSKELQTKEMMSKEHADQMNEMLMKVVDKSYGTGHRAQLYNEDVAGKTGTTLWQSSNRVANKDAWFAGYTDKHLLVIHAGFDRTDDTHYLRSGGGDVPARIFRNTLRSLP from the coding sequence ATGAGAAAAATTTCATTGTTTCTAGTTATGGTTGGGTTCGTCACGTTGCTACTGTCAGGCTGTTCCTTTCAAACTATTCGGGATATCCGACATATTGACGCGAAAAAGCTAGCGGCCGCTGAGAGTACCGTCTTATACGATAAAGACGGCGACGAAATCGACAAACTCTATACAACGGTTCCCCGCGAGAATGTGGATTTAAGCGATTTGCCTGATTATGTTCGCATGGCGTTTATCTCTACAGAAGATAAGCGGTTTTATGATCATGGCGGCATTGATTTTAAAGGTATCTTCCGCGCGACGACCAAAAACATCGTCACGTTTAGTAAAGCAGAAGGAGCGAGTACCATTACCCAGCAGCTCGCTCGAAATTTATTTTTAACGAATGAAAAGACCTTCACACGAAAGTTTAAAGAGGTAATCCTCTCTTATGCGTTGGAAAATAAGCTATCCAAAGATCAAATTCTCGAATTGTACTTAAATCAAGTGTACTTTGGAAGCGGCGTATACGGCATTGGAGCTGCATCAAAGCTTTACTTCCAAAAAGATGCGAGTGACCTGAGCGTGAGCGAAGCAGCCATTCTAGCAGGACTACCGAAGGCTCCGAGTAAATATTCGCCAAGCAACGATCCAAAGCTCACCAAACAGCGCCGGGATGTCGTTCTTCAACTTATGTATAATAGTGGGGTCATTACTGAGGGGCAATTAAAAGATGCGAAAAACGAAGACATCGAACAAGTAAGCGTTCCGTCAAAACAACAAAGTCCGAATCAAGCTTTTATTGATTACATTGTAAAAGATGCAAATAAAACATATGGGGTGACAAGTGCAGCCCTGTATAAGGGTGGCTACAAAATTTACACTGATTTTGACCCTGACCTACAAAAATCCCTCAACGGAGCCGTTGATCAATTTTATTTTTCAGATGACCGTTCTGATCAAAAAGTCGAAATTGGTGCAGCCGCTCTTAATCCAAAAAACGGGATGATTCAAGCAATGTACGGCGGGCGAAGCTATAAGCAAAATGGGCTAAATCGGGCCACTGTTCCTTATCAGCCAGGCTCTTCCATTAAACCACTGGCTGTCTATGCCCCTGCACTCGAGACAAATGATTGGACTCCTGACTCAACCTTAAAGGATGAGCGTGGAACCGACTTTAATGGCTATAAGCCAAAAAATGCTGGAAGCGAATATTTTGGAAAAGTAACGGTAGAAGAAGCGCTTGTGCGATCGTTGAATGTGGCAACCGTGACTCTCCTAAATGAAATCGGAGTCAGCAAAGGCTACGACTTTGTCACCGAGAGCGGCATTCCGTTAGATAAAGGAGATAAAAACCTTTCGCTTGCGCTAGGTGGACTAACAAAGGGCGCTTCTCCTCTCCAAATGGCACAGGCTTATACTACCTTTGCCAATGATGGAGTCCTTGAAGAAACGCGTGCGATTAAAAAAATTGTATTTCCAGATGGCGTCATTCAATCGAAAGAACTACAAACGAAAGAGATGATGAGCAAAGAACATGCCGATCAAATGAATGAAATGCTGATGAAAGTAGTCGATAAATCATACGGAACGGGTCATCGCGCGCAACTTTATAACGAAGATGTTGCGGGTAAAACTGGCACAACGCTCTGGCAATCATCAAACCGTGTCGCCAATAAAGACGCGTGGTTCGCTGGTTATACAGACAAGCATCTGCTCGTTATTCATGCTGGATTTGACCGGACCGATGATACCCACTATCTCCGCAGCGGCGGCGGTGACGTACCTGCTCGAATTTTCCGCAACACGTTGAGAAGTTTGCCGTAA
- a CDS encoding polysaccharide biosynthesis protein, with protein MNAFLKGTFVLAFAAFLGELVEFLVNMILARELGKEGMGIYMSVLPIIFLIATVASLEFPISIAKFIAEHDRKEHRHMMKHATRFALFMTIIFFCLTAVVVFSFPVLSHYHPMLNRIVLIFIPIVAFSAILRGYFTGKNRMTTIAVSNFIRKAVQLTLLFLLFRTFSFESAELSMLAAVGALVGTEAVILIYFFFSYFTSLNVITKSHRPTLQPKEIRHKLLAVSLPTTGLRLFNALANAIQPFLIKKALVLSGMSMSVATQHFGILMGVAATIGFFPAFFAHSILVALIPAVSEAQIKQDSAKLQELLQQCMKMTFTYGIPSVVVMYVFAHPLTNLFFHSTEAVYYLQNLWPFFLFHYFSIPLQAYLIGLGLVKDGLYHTIWAHIISFGMIYLLGSQQEIGMHGIIMGLNAGAVLLMLLHYVTVCRAIGVTLILWRAKKT; from the coding sequence ATGAACGCATTTTTAAAAGGAACGTTCGTACTAGCATTTGCTGCCTTTTTAGGGGAGCTAGTAGAGTTTTTAGTAAACATGATTTTAGCAAGAGAATTAGGGAAAGAGGGTATGGGGATTTACATGTCGGTGCTACCGATTATTTTCTTAATCGCAACCGTCGCGAGTCTTGAGTTTCCTATTTCCATCGCTAAATTTATCGCAGAGCATGATCGAAAAGAGCATCGTCATATGATGAAACATGCGACGAGGTTTGCCTTATTTATGACCATCATTTTCTTTTGCCTAACGGCTGTAGTCGTATTTAGCTTTCCGGTTCTTTCGCATTATCACCCGATGCTCAATCGAATTGTGCTCATTTTTATTCCCATTGTCGCGTTTTCTGCGATATTACGTGGCTATTTTACAGGGAAAAACAGAATGACAACGATTGCCGTATCTAATTTTATTCGCAAAGCCGTTCAGCTCACGCTCCTTTTCTTGTTGTTTCGCACGTTCTCTTTTGAGAGTGCCGAGCTTTCCATGCTTGCGGCAGTAGGGGCACTCGTTGGCACTGAGGCGGTTATTTTAATCTATTTTTTCTTTTCGTATTTTACCTCACTAAACGTCATTACAAAATCACATCGCCCAACGCTTCAACCGAAGGAAATTCGTCATAAGCTTTTGGCTGTCTCGCTTCCAACGACAGGTCTTCGTCTGTTCAATGCCTTAGCCAATGCCATCCAGCCATTTTTAATCAAAAAAGCACTAGTTCTATCTGGGATGAGCATGAGTGTTGCGACGCAGCACTTCGGTATTTTAATGGGGGTAGCGGCAACGATCGGGTTCTTTCCGGCCTTTTTTGCGCACTCTATTCTCGTTGCGCTCATCCCAGCCGTATCCGAGGCTCAGATTAAACAAGATTCAGCAAAACTTCAAGAACTTCTTCAACAGTGTATGAAGATGACCTTTACATATGGCATCCCGTCGGTTGTTGTGATGTATGTATTTGCTCATCCGTTAACGAATTTGTTTTTTCACTCAACGGAAGCGGTCTATTATTTACAAAACCTGTGGCCATTTTTTCTTTTTCATTATTTTTCAATTCCACTGCAGGCTTATTTAATCGGACTAGGACTTGTAAAAGATGGGTTATATCATACGATTTGGGCACACATTATCTCATTCGGCATGATTTATCTGCTTGGCTCTCAGCAAGAAATCGGCATGCACGGCATCATCATGGGTCTCAATGCAGGAGCAGTCCTCCTCATGTTGCTTCATTACGTGACGGTGTGTAGAGCCATTGGGGTCACCCTAATTTTATGGCGCGCGAAGAAAACGTAA
- a CDS encoding response regulator transcription factor, translating into MIMVVEDDPKICDLLLSHLQKYGLEASCAISFDNVMHDFHRLQPELVLLDVNLPKFDGYYWCRQIRMVSNCPIMFISARDGKMDQVMALENGADDYITKPFDYDIVLAKIRSHLRRAYGTYASPTGERTVEAHGLTLFPERLELTFGEQRLEVSHTEMKLFEALMDRLELVVSRDRLLEKIWDDQPFVDDNTLNVYMTRVRKKLKELGIDGAIETVRGAGYMMKPTWRSQP; encoded by the coding sequence ATGATTATGGTTGTTGAGGATGATCCGAAAATTTGTGATCTTCTTCTATCACACTTACAAAAATATGGACTGGAGGCGAGCTGTGCCATCTCGTTCGACAATGTGATGCATGATTTTCATCGCCTTCAGCCTGAACTCGTTTTACTAGATGTGAACTTACCAAAGTTTGATGGATACTACTGGTGCCGCCAAATTCGGATGGTTTCAAACTGCCCTATTATGTTCATTTCGGCTCGTGACGGCAAGATGGATCAAGTGATGGCGCTTGAGAACGGTGCTGATGACTATATCACAAAGCCATTTGATTACGATATCGTTCTCGCAAAAATCCGAAGCCACTTGCGACGCGCATACGGTACATATGCTTCTCCGACAGGCGAGCGTACAGTTGAGGCACATGGCCTCACTCTCTTTCCAGAGCGATTGGAATTGACCTTTGGCGAGCAGCGGTTAGAAGTGAGTCACACCGAAATGAAGCTTTTTGAGGCTTTAATGGATCGTCTTGAGCTAGTCGTCAGCCGCGATCGCCTGCTCGAGAAAATTTGGGACGATCAGCCGTTTGTGGATGACAATACGCTGAACGTGTATATGACGCGAGTGAGAAAAAAACTCAAGGAGCTTGGCATTGACGGAGCCATTGAAACAGTTCGCGGCGCTGGCTACATGATGAAGCCAACGTGGAGATCTCAGCCATGA
- a CDS encoding sensor histidine kinase, with product MKLFLREHLPLTIFFLVQVAITSLIYWLDNSHRYSTIWYAALISFVLYGTYLTFRYMTHRKFYARLSTKLTHLDESIADYGDSPLSTELHELLQSQYSHFQNNTHSLKAKLDQHITFINQWVHQMKTPVSVVHLILQKEDHPAFDSIQDEMDRIKKGLDTILYTARLETFSRDFKAETVPLAALVSSITSEQKRLFIRNRVFPSVDINPSIVVASDTKWLSFVLIQLLTNAVKYSAERSQKISIQAFHRGKQVALEIRDEGVGIPPQDLKRVFDPYFTGENGRKYQESTGMGLYLAKEICKQLNHRIELESKVDVGTTVRLIFQEDLGGTDSPSSR from the coding sequence ATGAAGCTATTTTTGCGGGAGCACCTCCCTCTTACGATTTTTTTTCTTGTTCAGGTAGCCATTACAAGCCTCATCTATTGGTTAGACAATAGCCACCGTTACTCAACCATTTGGTACGCGGCGCTAATTAGCTTTGTGTTGTATGGTACTTATTTAACGTTTCGTTATATGACGCACCGAAAGTTTTATGCGCGCCTTTCAACAAAATTAACTCATTTGGATGAAAGCATTGCCGATTACGGAGATAGTCCACTAAGCACCGAGCTTCACGAGCTTCTTCAAAGTCAGTACAGTCACTTTCAAAATAATACCCATTCTTTAAAGGCCAAGCTCGACCAGCACATTACCTTTATTAACCAATGGGTCCACCAAATGAAAACGCCCGTTTCTGTTGTTCATCTCATTCTTCAAAAGGAAGATCACCCTGCTTTTGATAGCATTCAAGATGAAATGGATCGAATAAAAAAAGGACTCGATACGATTTTATATACGGCTCGCCTTGAGACTTTCTCTCGTGATTTTAAAGCCGAAACGGTGCCGCTCGCAGCACTTGTGTCCTCCATCACCTCTGAGCAAAAGCGCTTATTCATTCGCAATCGCGTCTTTCCGAGCGTAGATATCAACCCGAGTATCGTTGTTGCTTCTGATACAAAATGGCTCTCTTTTGTGCTCATTCAACTATTAACAAATGCGGTGAAATATTCGGCAGAACGCAGTCAAAAAATTTCTATTCAAGCCTTTCATCGCGGCAAGCAAGTGGCACTCGAAATTAGAGATGAAGGCGTAGGAATTCCGCCGCAAGATTTAAAACGGGTATTTGATCCTTATTTTACGGGTGAAAACGGGCGAAAATATCAGGAATCAACGGGAATGGGACTCTATCTTGCAAAAGAAATCTGTAAGCAGCTTAATCACCGAATAGAATTAGAGTCAAAAGTAGACGTCGGGACAACCGTCCGCCTCATTTTCCAAGAAGACTTAGGAGGAACGGATTCCCCATCTTCAAGGTAG
- a CDS encoding ABC transporter ATP-binding protein — translation MSVLDVRHLSKIYEGKVSYKALDNINFTVDKGEFVGIMGPSGSGKTTLLNMVSTIDSPTSGEVTVNGQNPHHLKKNDIALFRRRKLGFVFQYFNLLDTLTVEENIILPLTLDGVSVSEMNKRLVDITKKLGIDQILKKRTYEISGGQMQRTAIARAMIHKPELLLADEPTGNLDSKSSKDVMETLEHLNQSEGSTMMMVTHDALAASYCSRVIFIKDGQLYNEIYRGANRQAFFQQIIDMLSVLGGDAHELSTARY, via the coding sequence ATGTCAGTATTAGATGTTCGTCATTTATCAAAAATTTATGAAGGAAAGGTGTCTTATAAAGCGCTTGATAACATTAACTTTACGGTGGATAAAGGAGAATTTGTCGGCATTATGGGGCCATCTGGGAGCGGGAAAACGACGTTACTTAACATGGTCTCAACCATTGATTCACCAACATCTGGTGAAGTAACCGTAAATGGTCAAAACCCACATCACTTAAAAAAGAATGATATTGCGCTTTTCCGCCGCCGTAAGCTTGGATTTGTTTTTCAATATTTTAACCTTTTGGATACGTTAACGGTTGAAGAAAACATCATTCTACCTCTTACATTGGATGGTGTCAGCGTCAGTGAAATGAACAAGCGACTCGTTGATATTACGAAAAAACTGGGTATTGATCAAATTTTGAAAAAGCGTACGTATGAAATCTCGGGTGGACAAATGCAGCGAACTGCGATTGCTCGAGCGATGATTCACAAGCCTGAGCTCCTTCTTGCAGACGAACCAACTGGAAATCTTGATTCAAAATCGTCAAAAGACGTAATGGAAACGCTCGAGCACCTAAATCAATCAGAAGGTTCTACCATGATGATGGTTACACATGATGCGTTAGCTGCTAGCTACTGCAGCCGTGTCATTTTCATTAAAGATGGACAGCTATACAATGAAATTTATCGAGGTGCAAATCGACAAGCATTTTTCCAACAAATTATCGACATGCTTTCGGTGTTAGGCGGTGATGCACATGAACTTTCGACAGCTCGTTATTAA
- a CDS encoding ABC transporter permease, whose protein sequence is MNFRQLVIKNVFRNKRTYAAYFLSSAFSVSVFFIYSLFIFHPDVKSGVNGGIAIQGMKAAEYIIYVFSFFFVLYSVSAFLKSRKKEFGIFIMNGMSKRQLNTMVFLENMLIGIASLIAGILSGIVFGKLFLMMGANILEIDYLSFQLPARSLTLTIGSFMILFFIISLFTSLFVRTNKLIDLFQGSQKPKKEPKSSILLSLLAAVLLGGGYYLAATSTVLTIGFRFFPVIIMVIIGTYFLYTQLSIFLLKMVKKNKTFYWNKTNVIVISDLVYRMKDNARMFFLVTVVSATSFCAVGTLVSFTVTGDEYHLNYPYAVSYYSAEQNQEKDKHLSIIEHDLDKQGLAYKKNEIVLKKAVIHMKNGNKNGQTVTVLSEQNFNQLARPLDVKPIHIKKHDAYFVQSSSMMGGNDEKKGSISIEGQTSKLDSRGYVKKIVLPAYQNDYLQLVVSNETYDSLTSSAPLRTYTGYYVKDWKDTKGIGAAIKKQLEPMSDAPFNYVSSGDAYAQTMQLYKMMLFVVLLVGCVFFIAAGSFLYFRLYTDLEYDKRQYATISRVGLTMKELNKIITTQLSLLFFIPIIIAVIHSVFAFMALQSFFSLSIASRTGIVLGAFALFQIIYFLIIRSRYLFHIKKGIFTA, encoded by the coding sequence ATGAACTTTCGACAGCTCGTTATTAAAAACGTGTTCAGAAATAAGCGGACATATGCCGCTTATTTCTTGAGCAGCGCCTTCTCTGTATCGGTTTTTTTCATCTATTCTCTATTCATCTTTCATCCTGACGTGAAATCGGGCGTTAACGGTGGGATTGCTATTCAAGGAATGAAAGCAGCGGAGTACATTATTTATGTATTTTCATTCTTTTTTGTTCTTTATTCGGTCAGCGCCTTCTTAAAATCTAGAAAAAAAGAATTTGGGATTTTTATTATGAATGGCATGTCTAAACGACAGCTAAATACGATGGTTTTTCTTGAAAATATGCTCATTGGAATTGCCTCGTTAATTGCCGGGATTTTATCAGGAATTGTCTTTGGAAAGCTCTTCTTAATGATGGGTGCGAACATTTTAGAAATTGATTATTTATCGTTCCAGCTCCCTGCTCGATCACTTACACTCACCATTGGCTCATTTATGATCTTATTTTTCATTATCTCATTATTTACGAGTTTATTTGTGCGAACAAACAAGTTAATCGATTTGTTTCAAGGCAGTCAAAAGCCAAAAAAAGAACCGAAATCATCGATTCTGTTATCCCTACTTGCTGCCGTTCTTTTAGGTGGTGGCTACTACCTTGCCGCAACGTCTACCGTTTTGACGATCGGTTTTCGCTTCTTTCCGGTTATTATTATGGTCATTATCGGGACGTATTTCCTTTATACGCAGCTTAGTATTTTTCTCTTAAAAATGGTGAAGAAAAATAAAACGTTCTACTGGAACAAAACGAACGTGATTGTTATTTCTGACCTCGTCTACCGCATGAAAGACAATGCCCGGATGTTTTTTCTTGTAACGGTTGTGTCCGCTACGTCCTTTTGTGCAGTCGGAACGCTCGTTTCGTTTACAGTGACAGGCGATGAATACCACCTTAACTACCCTTATGCCGTTTCCTACTATTCAGCAGAGCAAAATCAGGAAAAGGATAAACATCTCAGCATCATTGAGCATGACCTTGATAAACAAGGACTAGCTTACAAAAAGAACGAAATCGTCTTGAAGAAAGCCGTGATTCACATGAAAAACGGAAATAAAAACGGCCAAACCGTGACCGTTTTATCAGAGCAAAACTTTAATCAGCTCGCTCGCCCTCTTGATGTGAAACCTATTCATATCAAGAAACATGATGCTTACTTTGTTCAATCTTCTTCGATGATGGGAGGAAACGATGAGAAAAAAGGCAGCATTTCCATTGAAGGACAAACTTCTAAGCTGGATTCACGAGGGTACGTGAAAAAAATCGTTCTGCCTGCTTATCAAAATGATTATTTGCAGCTCGTTGTTTCAAACGAAACGTATGATTCATTAACATCATCTGCTCCCCTACGCACCTACACGGGGTATTACGTAAAGGACTGGAAGGATACAAAAGGAATTGGAGCTGCGATCAAAAAACAGTTAGAGCCAATGTCTGATGCTCCGTTTAACTACGTTTCGTCAGGAGACGCTTACGCTCAAACGATGCAATTGTATAAAATGATGCTATTTGTCGTGTTGCTCGTAGGCTGTGTATTCTTCATTGCGGCTGGAAGTTTCCTTTATTTCAGACTGTATACAGACTTGGAGTACGACAAACGACAGTATGCAACCATTTCTCGTGTCGGCTTAACAATGAAGGAACTGAATAAAATTATTACGACACAGCTTTCCCTGTTATTTTTCATTCCCATCATCATCGCCGTGATTCACAGCGTGTTTGCGTTTATGGCGTTACAAAGCTTTTTCTCACTGTCCATCGCGAGCAGAACGGGCATTGTGCTAGGCGCCTTTGCGCTGTTTCAAATTATCTATTTTCTGATCATTCGATCTCGTTATCTGTTTCATATTAAAAAAGGGATTTTTACCGCTTAA
- a CDS encoding PAS domain-containing sensor histidine kinase, translating into MGKLKITLLYVLVGVTWLYVTDDLVSASVDQDTLQLLQSVKGYVFVGASALFLYLYLHRKEKFSKLQEEEERLSTLINSMVDFVNFKDGEGRWIEANDFGLELFHLQDIPYKGKTDQQLATYSPNFSEALQACTGSDEQVWKNGKVTRFEEKIPLPDGTYKTFDTIKVPLFMHDGSRKGLVIIGRDITQRVEMENRLNESEQKYKSLFDYNPEPVFMMDLTGRIQDVNTQFLNALGYTYEELMGHPVCRLLKKVTASEVQKIIRKIVTSRKGTRNGDVQFLNQGGQSVLLHCTSVPMIVDDEIKGVICYGKDVTGIRETQERLRKSEKLSVVGELAASVAHEVRNPLTSLKGFVQLLEQEDEKHQHYYSIMLDELNRINRIVSELLMLAKPQETPLSRCNIFDLLIGVKNLMDSQAHYYGASIDVSYSGEGPSLILGETDQLKQIFINLIKNAVEASATKVDIRIMKQEGSIQIIVQDNGIGIEKDRIKHLGEPFYSSKEKGTGLGLTITHRIIHSHGGTIQYESEVGSGTTVVVTFPAKHA; encoded by the coding sequence ATGGGAAAATTAAAAATTACGCTACTCTATGTACTGGTTGGAGTTACTTGGCTGTATGTGACAGATGACCTTGTCAGCGCTTCAGTTGATCAAGACACTCTCCAACTTCTTCAAAGCGTCAAAGGATATGTATTTGTTGGCGCCTCTGCTTTGTTTTTATACCTCTATTTGCATCGGAAAGAGAAATTTTCAAAACTTCAAGAAGAAGAAGAACGATTATCTACCCTGATCAACTCCATGGTCGATTTCGTTAATTTTAAAGACGGAGAAGGTCGGTGGATTGAAGCAAATGATTTTGGTTTAGAGCTTTTTCACCTCCAAGACATTCCATATAAAGGGAAAACAGATCAACAGCTTGCGACATACTCTCCCAACTTTTCAGAAGCGCTTCAAGCCTGTACAGGCAGTGATGAGCAGGTATGGAAGAACGGAAAGGTAACACGATTTGAAGAAAAGATCCCACTACCAGACGGCACGTACAAAACGTTTGATACGATTAAAGTCCCTCTCTTTATGCATGACGGATCACGTAAGGGTCTAGTCATTATTGGGCGTGATATTACACAGCGCGTTGAAATGGAAAATCGCTTAAATGAAAGCGAACAAAAATACAAATCACTATTCGATTACAATCCTGAACCCGTTTTTATGATGGATCTCACTGGTCGCATACAAGACGTTAATACCCAATTTTTAAACGCACTCGGTTATACATATGAAGAACTTATGGGGCACCCTGTTTGTCGTCTTCTAAAGAAAGTAACGGCTTCTGAAGTGCAAAAGATTATTCGCAAAATCGTCACAAGTCGAAAAGGAACGCGAAATGGAGATGTACAGTTTCTCAATCAAGGCGGACAGTCGGTGTTACTTCATTGCACCTCCGTTCCAATGATTGTGGATGACGAAATCAAAGGCGTTATTTGCTATGGAAAAGATGTCACCGGTATCCGCGAAACACAGGAACGTCTGCGAAAAAGTGAAAAGCTATCTGTTGTAGGTGAGCTTGCAGCAAGTGTGGCACACGAAGTACGAAACCCGCTTACTTCTTTAAAAGGATTTGTTCAGTTATTAGAACAAGAAGATGAAAAGCACCAACATTACTATAGCATTATGCTCGATGAGTTAAATCGGATTAATCGGATTGTCAGTGAGCTTCTTATGTTAGCCAAACCTCAAGAAACCCCTCTTTCTCGCTGTAATATCTTCGATTTATTAATTGGCGTTAAAAATTTGATGGATTCGCAGGCTCATTATTACGGAGCATCCATTGATGTAAGCTATAGCGGTGAAGGTCCTTCCCTAATATTAGGCGAAACGGATCAGTTGAAACAGATTTTTATTAACTTAATCAAAAATGCAGTGGAAGCTTCCGCTACAAAAGTAGATATTCGAATTATGAAACAGGAAGGAAGCATTCAAATTATCGTGCAAGACAACGGAATAGGAATTGAAAAAGATCGGATCAAGCATCTCGGCGAACCATTTTATTCTTCCAAAGAAAAAGGAACGGGGCTGGGACTTACCATTACGCACCGGATTATTCATTCGCACGGGGGAACAATTCAATATGAAAGTGAAGTCGGCAGCGGGACAACCGTTGTTGTGACGTTTCCTGCAAAACACGCTTAA
- a CDS encoding sporulation protein: MMHVQPYIYSFVIIAFILYRRIKRSIGFQLFKVRRLFIRAILFSIIAVLLLINSAVHPISYLYDAIGIVGGIILLSYAQKHSQLEMRESLLYYRTHIWIESIVLFLFLSRFLYRFIQIMKIDPETQASYGKHFASDPLTMIVFFMLATYYIGYNLYIYGKGKKYLETKPIS, translated from the coding sequence ATGATGCACGTACAGCCCTACATCTATTCATTTGTCATTATTGCATTCATTTTATACCGTCGGATTAAAAGAAGCATTGGTTTTCAGCTGTTTAAAGTGAGGCGGCTCTTTATTCGTGCGATCCTTTTTTCTATCATCGCCGTCTTGTTGTTAATAAACAGCGCTGTTCATCCTATTTCTTATTTGTACGATGCGATCGGAATTGTTGGCGGAATCATCCTTCTTAGCTATGCTCAAAAGCACAGTCAGCTCGAAATGCGTGAAAGCCTTCTTTATTATCGCACTCATATTTGGATTGAATCAATCGTGTTATTTTTATTTTTAAGTCGCTTTCTTTATCGTTTCATCCAAATCATGAAAATTGATCCTGAAACGCAGGCGAGCTACGGAAAGCATTTTGCGAGTGACCCGCTTACGATGATCGTTTTCTTCATGCTAGCGACGTATTATATTGGTTATAATCTTTATATTTATGGAAAAGGGAAAAAATATTTGGAGACGAAGCCCATTTCATGA
- a CDS encoding organic hydroperoxide resistance protein: MKPMYTAKATTVGGRDGHVKSSDGVLDLNVATPKEMGGKGGDATNPEQLFAAGYSACFDSALNLVINKKRIKEVEGTEVTAEVSIGKDESDNGFKIAVELIVKVKGVPKDQAQELVEAAHQVCPYSKATRGNVQVNLTVAE; this comes from the coding sequence ATGAAACCAATGTACACAGCAAAAGCAACAACAGTAGGCGGACGTGACGGACACGTTAAATCAAGCGACGGCGTGTTAGATTTAAACGTAGCGACACCGAAGGAAATGGGCGGAAAAGGCGGCGACGCAACAAACCCTGAACAGTTATTTGCAGCTGGATATTCTGCGTGCTTTGACAGCGCTCTGAACCTTGTGATCAATAAAAAACGAATCAAAGAAGTTGAGGGAACAGAAGTAACAGCAGAAGTAAGCATTGGAAAAGATGAATCAGATAACGGATTTAAAATTGCAGTGGAGCTTATTGTAAAGGTAAAAGGTGTACCAAAAGATCAAGCTCAAGAGCTTGTAGAAGCGGCACACCAAGTATGCCCATACTCTAAGGCAACTCGCGGTAATGTTCAAGTCAATTTAACAGTAGCAGAATAA
- a CDS encoding MarR family winged helix-turn-helix transcriptional regulator has translation MNDQTLKLENQLCFAVYACSKEITSMYRPLLTKLDLTFPQYLVMLVLWEHKEMSVKELGAQLFLDSGTLTPMLKRMETGGLVTRLRSEMDERIVMIRLTEKGYSLKEEAACIPEEVAPRFGISTEEYIKLLKQLHHITQTLQKGD, from the coding sequence ATGAATGATCAAACGTTAAAATTAGAAAATCAGCTATGCTTTGCCGTGTATGCCTGTTCAAAAGAAATTACAAGCATGTATCGACCACTGCTGACCAAACTAGATCTTACGTTTCCACAATACTTAGTCATGCTAGTTCTATGGGAACACAAAGAAATGAGTGTAAAAGAGCTAGGAGCTCAATTATTTTTAGATTCCGGTACGCTTACGCCAATGTTAAAGCGTATGGAAACCGGTGGATTAGTGACCCGTCTTCGCTCCGAAATGGATGAGCGCATTGTGATGATTAGATTAACGGAAAAAGGGTATTCTTTAAAAGAAGAGGCGGCTTGTATACCAGAAGAGGTAGCGCCGCGATTTGGTATTTCAACCGAAGAGTACATCAAGCTGTTAAAACAGCTACATCACATTACGCAAACATTACAAAAAGGAGATTGA